GCGGTGATCGGGGGCATGATTACGATCTCGGCCTTCTCTCTGCCCCGCGGCTACGCGCTGCCGAAACAGGACTTCGCTGGCGCGCGTGATTATGTCGAGCGCATGCGGCAGGCGGATGACGCCACGGTTGCCGTTGGCCTGGCGGGGGGTGCTTTTCAACGCTACTTCGCGCCGCAGTGGCTGGTGGCACAGACGCAGCAGGAGCTCGAGGCGATTGAGCGTGCCCACCGACATGTGTGGCTGGTGTACACCTTGCCGATCGGTATCAGAGCATCGCATCGAGACCTGTGGGAGCTCATCCAGCGAGATTTTCAGGTGGTGCAGGTTTTCCCCGGAACGCTTGGGGACGGCGCGGTCAACGTGTGCCGGGAGCGGACGCCGGAAGAGCGGCAGCCGCCGCTCGCTAGAAAATGATCTGCCGCTCTAGCAACTGCCGGTACTGTTCCGCTGTGATCTTGAGCAGATCTTTGAAGACGCGCTCGTTGTCCTGCCCGATCATCGGCCCCGGCCGAACGGCAGGCGTGAAGCCACGGGAGCAGGGGTCGTGCCTCTGCGCGGAGGACTGACTCCAAGCAGCCGAGCCGAGCCAAAGCTTGGTGGTCACCTGCCAGCGGCTCGTGCTATGGTAAGCGGCGTGGGAACCGCCCGCCGCAAAGCGACGTATGAGGACCTGCTTAAGGTTCCTGAAACCATGGTGGCCGAGATCCTCGACGGTGAGCTGTACGCCACGCCGCGCCCGGCTTCCCCCCATGCGCGCGCGGCTTCCGGTATTGGCAGCGATCTGTGGGGACCGTTTGACCGTCCGCCCAACGGGCCCGGGCAACCGGGTGGCTGGTGGATTCTGTTCGAGCCCGAGTTGCACCTTGGCCCCGACGTCGTCGTCCCCGATGTGGCCGGCTGGCGGCGAGAGAACATGCCCGTGCTGCCAAACGTCGCCGCGTTCACGCAAGCGCCCGACTGGGCCTGCGAGGTCGTGTCGGCGACAACAGCCGGAGCGGACCGTGTACGCAAGATGCGCATCTACGCGCGCGAGGCGGTCGGCCATCTCTGGCTCGTCGAA
This window of the Candidatus Binatia bacterium genome carries:
- a CDS encoding Uma2 family endonuclease — protein: MVSGVGTARRKATYEDLLKVPETMVAEILDGELYATPRPASPHARAASGIGSDLWGPFDRPPNGPGQPGGWWILFEPELHLGPDVVVPDVAGWRRENMPVLPNVAAFTQAPDWACEVVSATTAGADRVRKMRIYAREAVGHLWLVEPLARTLEVYRLENGRWVVASTHGGSERVRAEPFEAVEL